The Coregonus clupeaformis isolate EN_2021a chromosome 26, ASM2061545v1, whole genome shotgun sequence genome window below encodes:
- the zwilch gene encoding protein zwilch homolog isoform X2: MGSKIIADALQFSKMLRTLQEECEDSSIYEEDIQILRVNGEKQLHYIYSGDKPVFICERTAPQVDPEDEKMDETHSDDETNHEAKIELGPQPLTIMKARQLLSWYTMSQNTNVSPAVSSAPLLPPALSPAPLLPLWVRCDMADPAGTTWLGAETVCTGNKVSGVKLYSVTCTGSTVDKGTFITVDELKQEHKKRHHPSLMVARGTAQYNLFGSTVVENTTIESQSSVTVDFRWSHVESILETPPLSSMATLNIKVSSGDMRSPMYPMYRELEFLQILADGLRTGETEWMEPLETRSAVQLTREYLDELQNSVKTLQDQSTKETVKGKTETGTSEMSIFNSLMERGDLDFIEQLWVRMRNSVTSYQDIGDCLKLVIKALQYGDIKPWIHRDSGSSLSRLILQSYHHQMDYVSLTGLTPVHMLLEMGLDKMRKDYINYLIGQELTTLNHLSYYLSTEEDLQEQVIRVRKLHHLLEILGTCSTFLGLPYDRLFLLTQLCLQYYKTCPYDEDHEFKLQIKPALISHFYQSPRCCSPREQVVS, encoded by the exons ATGGGCTCCAAGATCATCGCCGACGCTTTACAGTTTTCGAAAATGCTTCG GACTCTTCAAGAGGAATGCGAAGACTCCAGTATATATGAGGAAGACATTCAGATACTGAGAGTGAATGGAGAGAAACAGCTACACTACATCTACAGTGGTGACAAACCAGTCTTCATCTGTGAGAGAACT GCCCCACAGGTTGACCCTGAAGATGAGAAAATGGATGAGACGCACTCTGATGATGAGACAAATCATGAAGCCAAGATAGAGTTGGGGCCGCAGCCTCTCACCATCATGAAAGCAAg GCAGCTGTTGTCTTGGTACACCATGTCGCAGAACACCAACGTATCTCCAGCGGTGTCCTCAGCTCCGCTGCTTCCTCCAGCGCTCTCCCCAGCCCCACTGCTCCCTCTCTGGGTACGTTGTGACATGGCCGACCCTGCTGGTACCACCTGGTTAGGAGCAGAGACCGTCTGCACCGGCAACAAAGTCTCCGGGGTGAAGCTATACTCTGTCACGTGTACAG GTTCAACTGTGGACAAGGGCACATTCATCACTGTAGATGAGCTGAAACAGGAACACAAGAAAAGACATCATCCGTCCTTG ATGGTGGCAAGAGGCACAGCCCAGTACAACCTGTTTGGGTCTACTGTGGTGGAGAACACTACTATAGAATCTCAGAGCAGTGTCACAGTGGACTTCAGATGGAGCCACGTAGAGAGCATCCTGGAGACGCCACCTCTCTCCTCTATGGCCACTCTG AATATCAAGGTGTCCAGTGGAGACATGAGGAGTCCCATGTATCCGATGTACAGGGAGCTGGAGTTTCTACAG ATCCTGGCTGATGGtctgaggacaggagagacagagtggATGGAACCCCTAGAGACCAGGTCTGCTGTGCAGCTGACAAGGGAATACCTTGATG AACTGCAGAACAGTGTAAAGACTCTGCAGGATCAGTCTACCAAAGAG ACAGTGAAGGGGAAGACTGAGACGGGAACATCAGAGATGTCCATATTCAACTCTCTGATGGAGAGAGGAGACCTGGACTTCATAGAACAGCTCTGGGTTCGCATGAGGAACA GTGTGACTTCATATCAAGACATCGGAGACTGTCTGAAACTGGTCATCAAAGCTTTGCAGTATGGTGACATTAAACCATGG ATTCACAGAGACAGCGGTAGCTCCCTCAGTAGGTTGATCCTCCAGTCCTACCACCATCAGATGGACTACGTCTCTCTCACAGGCCTCACTCCTGTCCACATGCTGCTGGAGATGGGCCTGGACAAGATGAGGAAGGATTACATCAACTACCTCATAg GTCAAGAACTGACCACATTAAACCACCTG AGTTACTACCTGAGTACTGAAGAGGATCTTCAGGAGCAAGTGATAAGAGTGAGGAAACTACACCACCTACTGGAGATCCTGGGGACCTGCAGCACCTTCCTGGGCCTGCCATACGATAGACTCTTCCTCCTAACACA GTTGTGTTTGCAGTACTACAAAACATGTCCCTATGACGAGGACCACGAGTTCAAACTGCAGATCAAACCTGCACTGATCAGCCACTTCTACCAGAG tccccgctgttgtTCCCCCAGAGAGCAGGTGGTGTCCTAG
- the zwilch gene encoding protein zwilch homolog isoform X1, whose amino-acid sequence MGSKIIADALQFSKMLRTLQEECEDSSIYEEDIQILRVNGEKQLHYIYSGDKPVFICERTAPQVDPEDEKMDETHSDDETNHEAKIELGPQPLTIMKARQLLSWYTMSQNTNVSPAVSSAPLLPPALSPAPLLPLWVRCDMADPAGTTWLGAETVCTGNKVSGVKLYSVTCTGSTVDKGTFITVDELKQEHKKRHHPSLMVARGTAQYNLFGSTVVENTTIESQSSVTVDFRWSHVESILETPPLSSMATLNIKVSSGDMRSPMYPMYRELEFLQILADGLRTGETEWMEPLETRSAVQLTREYLDELQNSVKTLQDQSTKETVKGKTETGTSEMSIFNSLMERGDLDFIEQLWVRMRNSVTSYQDIGDCLKLVIKALQYGDIKPWIHRDSGSSLSRLILQSYHHQMDYVSLTGLTPVHMLLEMGLDKMRKDYINYLIGQELTTLNHLSYYLSTEEDLQEQVIRVRKLHHLLEILGTCSTFLGLPYDRLFLLTQLCLQYYKTCPYDEDHEFKLQIKPALISHFYQREQAVSWGVEVSSGNGPREVKTSWQLSEKPLVEHIVFETDFHNEMTVNGDGEEAAYFTTMVCCSLVNFAA is encoded by the exons ATGGGCTCCAAGATCATCGCCGACGCTTTACAGTTTTCGAAAATGCTTCG GACTCTTCAAGAGGAATGCGAAGACTCCAGTATATATGAGGAAGACATTCAGATACTGAGAGTGAATGGAGAGAAACAGCTACACTACATCTACAGTGGTGACAAACCAGTCTTCATCTGTGAGAGAACT GCCCCACAGGTTGACCCTGAAGATGAGAAAATGGATGAGACGCACTCTGATGATGAGACAAATCATGAAGCCAAGATAGAGTTGGGGCCGCAGCCTCTCACCATCATGAAAGCAAg GCAGCTGTTGTCTTGGTACACCATGTCGCAGAACACCAACGTATCTCCAGCGGTGTCCTCAGCTCCGCTGCTTCCTCCAGCGCTCTCCCCAGCCCCACTGCTCCCTCTCTGGGTACGTTGTGACATGGCCGACCCTGCTGGTACCACCTGGTTAGGAGCAGAGACCGTCTGCACCGGCAACAAAGTCTCCGGGGTGAAGCTATACTCTGTCACGTGTACAG GTTCAACTGTGGACAAGGGCACATTCATCACTGTAGATGAGCTGAAACAGGAACACAAGAAAAGACATCATCCGTCCTTG ATGGTGGCAAGAGGCACAGCCCAGTACAACCTGTTTGGGTCTACTGTGGTGGAGAACACTACTATAGAATCTCAGAGCAGTGTCACAGTGGACTTCAGATGGAGCCACGTAGAGAGCATCCTGGAGACGCCACCTCTCTCCTCTATGGCCACTCTG AATATCAAGGTGTCCAGTGGAGACATGAGGAGTCCCATGTATCCGATGTACAGGGAGCTGGAGTTTCTACAG ATCCTGGCTGATGGtctgaggacaggagagacagagtggATGGAACCCCTAGAGACCAGGTCTGCTGTGCAGCTGACAAGGGAATACCTTGATG AACTGCAGAACAGTGTAAAGACTCTGCAGGATCAGTCTACCAAAGAG ACAGTGAAGGGGAAGACTGAGACGGGAACATCAGAGATGTCCATATTCAACTCTCTGATGGAGAGAGGAGACCTGGACTTCATAGAACAGCTCTGGGTTCGCATGAGGAACA GTGTGACTTCATATCAAGACATCGGAGACTGTCTGAAACTGGTCATCAAAGCTTTGCAGTATGGTGACATTAAACCATGG ATTCACAGAGACAGCGGTAGCTCCCTCAGTAGGTTGATCCTCCAGTCCTACCACCATCAGATGGACTACGTCTCTCTCACAGGCCTCACTCCTGTCCACATGCTGCTGGAGATGGGCCTGGACAAGATGAGGAAGGATTACATCAACTACCTCATAg GTCAAGAACTGACCACATTAAACCACCTG AGTTACTACCTGAGTACTGAAGAGGATCTTCAGGAGCAAGTGATAAGAGTGAGGAAACTACACCACCTACTGGAGATCCTGGGGACCTGCAGCACCTTCCTGGGCCTGCCATACGATAGACTCTTCCTCCTAACACA GTTGTGTTTGCAGTACTACAAAACATGTCCCTATGACGAGGACCACGAGTTCAAACTGCAGATCAAACCTGCACTGATCAGCCACTTCTACCAGAG GGAGCAGGCGGTGTCCTGGGGGGTGGAAGTGTCGAGTGGGAACGGCCCCAGAGAGGTGAAGACATCCTGGCAGCTGAGTGAAAAGCCCCTGGTGGAACACATTGTCTTTGAAACAG ACTTCCATAATGAGATGACAGTGAACGGCGATGGCGAGGAGGCTGCCTATTTCACCACCATGGTGTGTTGCAGCCTGGTCAACTTTGCTGCTTAG